A single genomic interval of Gossypium raimondii isolate GPD5lz chromosome 11, ASM2569854v1, whole genome shotgun sequence harbors:
- the LOC105802745 gene encoding WRKY transcription factor 22 yields MEVDWDLHAVVRGCATVTATSNGGVGSGYSMADLHPPQSGVSSFGSEEAFEGHALSSPNQLEELHELYKPFFPKSQPLSPQSTPLSSLSSISFSKEARIEEQQQQSKLSLAASVTTAITAPTNNSATSTSHNSRSKRRKNQLKKVCQVPTEGISSDVWAWRKYGQKPIKGSPYPRGYYRCSTSKGCLARKQVERSRTDPAMFIVTYTAEHNHPAPTHRNSLAGSTRQKPCTSQTPTAGDSVKPFSAKPAGSSSLTTSVDEELMVQNTKAGSREDLVEDEGEDDFGMSDTAVSDDFFEGLEGIADMVTGNCFSDRFQPSFDLPWIASNAATAAGGV; encoded by the exons ATGGAAGTTGATTGGGATTTGCATGCGGTGGTCAGAGGTTGCGCCACTGTTACAGCAACCAGTAACGGTGGTGTTGGAAGCGGTTATTCCATGGCGGATTTGCACCCTCCTCAGTCTGGTGTTTCTTCGTTTGGAAGTGAAGAAGCTTTTGAGGGTCATGCTTTGTCTTCCCCAAATCAGTTGGAAGAATTGCATGAGCTTTACAAGCCTTTCTTCCCCAAATCTCAGCCACTTTCCCCACAGAGCACGCCTTTATCTTCACTTTCTTCTATCAGCTTCTCTAAAGAAGCGCGGATAGAAGAGCAACAGCAGCAATCTAAGCTGTCTCTCGCTGCCTCTGTTACCACTGCTATTACTGCACCTACTAACAATTCTGCGACTTCCACTTCTCATAATTCTCGATCTAAAAGaag GAAGAACCAGCTAAAAAAGGTTTGCCAAGTCCCAACAGAAGGGATCTCTTCAGACGTGTGGGCATGGAGAAAATATGGACAAAAGCCTATCAAAGGCTCCCCTTATCCAAG GGGATATTACAGATGTAGCACCTCGAAAGGATGTTTGGCCCGAAAACAAGTGGAACGGAGCAGAACCGACCCGGCTATGTTCATAGTCACATACACAGCTGAGCACAACCACCCTGCTCCGACGCACCGCAATTCACTCGCGGGCAGTACCCGCCAGAAGCCTTGCACCTCACAAACACCCACCGCCGGCGACTCCGTCAAACCCTTCTCTGCCAAACCCGCCGGAAGCTCATCTCTAACTACCTCCGTGGATGAAGAACTCATGGTTCAAAATACAAAGGCGGGGAGCAGAGAGGATTTGGTTGAAGATGAAGGGGAAGATGATTTTGGGATGTCAGACACGGCGGTGAGTGATGATTTCTTCGAGGGTTTAGAAGGAATCGCTGACATGGTCACTGGTAATTGTTTTTCTGATCGTTTTCAGCCGAGCTTTGACCTTCCCTGGATAGCCAGCAATGCAGCTACTGCCGCCGGTGGCGTTTAA